A genomic window from Streptomyces broussonetiae includes:
- a CDS encoding GNAT family N-acetyltransferase — protein sequence MYAIPLGDDGAELRPLEVWHAEEVLANIDRGREFIGRHVGLPDVVSDLDGARGWLTSYAEKRAADGGSLHGIWLDGTLVGGLLFRVWDTPSGVCEAGCWLEPAAAGRGLVTRGMRTLLDWAFEERGMHRVEWHVSSANEPSINVARRLGMTREGVLRENYPHRGERTSTEIWSVLGPEWREARARTAHAAP from the coding sequence ATGTACGCGATACCCCTGGGCGATGACGGCGCCGAACTGCGACCCCTCGAGGTCTGGCACGCCGAGGAGGTCCTCGCCAACATCGACCGGGGACGGGAGTTCATCGGCCGGCACGTCGGGCTGCCGGACGTGGTGTCCGACCTGGACGGCGCACGTGGGTGGCTGACGTCGTACGCCGAGAAGCGGGCCGCCGACGGAGGCAGTCTGCACGGCATCTGGCTGGACGGGACGCTCGTCGGCGGGCTGCTGTTCCGCGTGTGGGACACCCCGAGCGGCGTGTGCGAGGCCGGCTGCTGGCTGGAGCCGGCGGCGGCCGGGCGCGGACTGGTCACGCGGGGCATGCGGACGCTGCTGGACTGGGCCTTCGAGGAGCGCGGCATGCACCGCGTGGAGTGGCACGTCTCCTCGGCGAACGAGCCCAGCATCAACGTGGCCCGGCGCCTCGGCATGACCCGCGAGGGCGTGCTCCGCGAGAACTACCCGCACCGGGGCGAGCGCACCAGCACCGAGATCTGGTCGGTCCTCGGCCCCGAGTGGCGTGAGGCACGCGCGCGTACCGCGCACGCCGCTCCCTGA
- a CDS encoding helix-turn-helix transcriptional regulator, whose translation MLGPVETRSVSPVFVGRTDELDTLNEALARAAAGEPQALLLGGEAGVGKTRLVEEFAAAAGRHAVVAVGGCVEIGADGLPFAPFSTALRALRDALSEQFAAAAHGQEEELARLLPDLGEAGTGRHDEQGMARLFELTARLLERVAAEQPVVFVLEDLHWADASTRHLLAYLLRTLRAGRLLVLASYRSDDIHRRHPLRPLLAELDRLRTVRRIELARFTHEEVGRQIAGILAAEPDPARVDVIFERSDGNAFFVEELAVAGCEGRCTGLTDSLRDLLLVRVERLPETAQRVARIVAEGGSTVEYRLIAAVAQLAEDDLIEALRAAVGANILTVTPAGDGYRFRHSLVREAVADDLLPGERSRLNRRYAEALEAEPALVPADARVMRLASYWYHAHDAAKALPAVLDASVVARRRHAYTEQLELLERAMELWDGVPEEVRSVLRPVDYTEDYPPCGCDPATTPLRYLDLMAEAAVAGRFGGERERALKITKRALRLLEDDPDPLRAAWFWIQRSRLVQALARGDGWQELATAQDLVRGLPPSEVHADVLANVAGWSMLHRPGPEAFAAAERAVEYARMVGVRDIELHARLTLGGLKVDAGDTEAGLAEMRQVLRDTLAEGVRQVAGRAYVNLPSELQSVGRDREAVPLLHEGIAFARAHGLLDSEGWIRGNLSEALYALGQWPEAAESAMHGARGAHSVKARGQGALRLAYLALARGDLAEAGRHLAAARAHYGTHDPMPQHSLPLARITLGLAAAEGRIADARAELLRALDTGFPPGTHRYGWPLLLAAATAEADTRTLPAARPGREEILGRLIEAVRKLTTGVPLWQAYDQWTRAELLRAQGTDTTDAWSPVVTAFECLDRPYDLARVRHRLAAALLAAGGEDERDRAVDLLRLSGAVAAHLGARPLADEVTRLAQRARLSLTHAPRQALAAADPAASLGLTSRERDVLRLVSAGRTNRQIAEELFISPKTASVHVSNILSKLGVSGRGEAAAVAHRLGLFPAETATAPTAG comes from the coding sequence ATGCTCGGGCCCGTGGAGACCAGGTCCGTCAGTCCCGTGTTCGTCGGCCGCACCGACGAGTTGGACACGCTGAACGAAGCGCTCGCCCGCGCCGCAGCCGGCGAGCCGCAGGCGCTGCTGCTCGGCGGTGAGGCCGGCGTCGGCAAGACCCGCCTCGTCGAGGAGTTCGCCGCGGCCGCCGGCCGGCATGCGGTGGTGGCCGTCGGCGGCTGCGTCGAGATCGGTGCGGACGGGCTGCCGTTCGCCCCCTTCTCCACCGCACTGCGCGCCCTGCGCGACGCCCTGTCCGAACAGTTCGCCGCCGCCGCGCACGGACAGGAGGAGGAGCTGGCCCGCCTCCTGCCCGACCTGGGCGAGGCCGGCACCGGCCGCCATGACGAGCAGGGCATGGCCCGCCTGTTCGAGCTGACCGCCCGGCTGCTGGAGCGCGTCGCCGCCGAGCAGCCGGTCGTGTTCGTCCTGGAGGACCTGCACTGGGCCGACGCCTCCACCCGCCACCTCCTCGCCTACCTCTTGCGCACCCTGCGCGCCGGCCGGCTCCTCGTCCTCGCCAGCTACCGATCGGACGACATCCACCGTCGCCACCCGCTGCGCCCCCTGCTCGCCGAACTCGACCGGCTGCGCACGGTCCGCCGTATCGAACTCGCCCGCTTCACCCACGAGGAGGTCGGCCGCCAGATCGCCGGCATCCTCGCCGCCGAACCCGACCCCGCCCGGGTGGACGTGATCTTCGAACGCTCCGACGGCAACGCCTTCTTCGTCGAGGAACTCGCCGTCGCGGGCTGTGAGGGGCGCTGCACCGGTCTCACCGACTCCCTGCGCGATCTGCTCCTGGTGCGGGTGGAGCGGCTGCCCGAGACCGCCCAGCGGGTCGCCCGGATCGTCGCCGAGGGCGGCTCCACCGTGGAGTACCGGCTGATCGCCGCCGTCGCCCAGCTCGCCGAGGACGACCTCATCGAGGCGCTGCGGGCCGCCGTCGGCGCCAACATCCTCACCGTCACCCCGGCCGGCGACGGCTACCGCTTCCGGCACTCCCTGGTCCGCGAGGCCGTCGCCGACGACCTGCTGCCCGGCGAGCGCTCCCGGCTCAACCGCCGCTACGCCGAGGCCCTGGAGGCCGAGCCCGCGCTCGTCCCGGCCGACGCGCGCGTGATGCGCCTGGCCAGCTACTGGTACCACGCGCACGACGCCGCCAAGGCCCTGCCCGCCGTCCTGGACGCCTCCGTCGTGGCCCGCCGCCGGCACGCCTACACCGAGCAACTGGAGCTTCTGGAGCGGGCGATGGAGCTGTGGGACGGCGTCCCCGAGGAGGTGCGCTCGGTCCTGCGCCCGGTGGACTACACCGAGGACTACCCTCCGTGCGGCTGCGATCCGGCCACCACCCCGCTGCGCTATCTCGACCTGATGGCCGAGGCTGCCGTCGCGGGCCGGTTCGGCGGTGAACGGGAACGGGCACTGAAGATCACCAAGCGCGCGCTGCGCCTGCTGGAGGACGACCCCGACCCGCTGCGCGCCGCCTGGTTCTGGATCCAGCGCTCCCGCCTGGTCCAGGCCCTGGCCCGCGGCGACGGCTGGCAGGAACTGGCCACCGCCCAGGACCTGGTGCGCGGCCTGCCGCCCTCGGAGGTGCACGCGGACGTGCTGGCCAACGTGGCCGGCTGGTCCATGCTCCACCGGCCGGGCCCCGAGGCCTTCGCCGCCGCCGAGCGAGCCGTGGAGTACGCGCGCATGGTGGGCGTCCGCGACATCGAACTGCATGCGCGCCTCACCCTCGGCGGTCTCAAGGTCGACGCCGGCGACACCGAGGCCGGCCTCGCGGAGATGCGGCAGGTGCTGCGGGACACCCTCGCCGAGGGCGTGCGCCAGGTCGCGGGCCGCGCCTATGTGAACCTGCCCTCCGAGCTGCAGAGCGTCGGCCGCGACCGGGAGGCCGTCCCCCTGCTGCACGAGGGCATCGCCTTCGCCCGGGCGCACGGGCTGCTGGACTCCGAGGGCTGGATACGGGGCAACCTCTCCGAGGCGCTCTACGCGCTCGGCCAGTGGCCGGAGGCAGCCGAGTCCGCCATGCACGGGGCCAGGGGCGCCCACAGCGTCAAGGCCCGCGGCCAGGGCGCCCTGCGCCTGGCCTATCTCGCCCTGGCCCGCGGCGATCTGGCCGAGGCCGGCCGGCACCTCGCCGCCGCCCGCGCCCACTACGGCACCCACGATCCCATGCCCCAGCACTCCCTGCCGCTGGCCCGCATCACCCTCGGCCTCGCCGCCGCCGAGGGCCGCATCGCCGACGCCCGCGCCGAGCTGCTCCGGGCCCTGGACACCGGGTTCCCGCCCGGCACCCACCGCTACGGCTGGCCGCTGCTGCTGGCGGCCGCCACCGCCGAGGCCGACACCCGCACCCTGCCCGCCGCCCGGCCCGGCCGCGAGGAGATCCTCGGCCGCCTCATCGAGGCCGTACGGAAACTCACCACCGGCGTCCCGCTGTGGCAGGCCTACGACCAGTGGACCCGCGCCGAGCTGCTGCGCGCACAGGGCACGGACACCACCGACGCCTGGTCACCGGTGGTCACCGCCTTCGAGTGCCTGGACCGCCCCTACGACCTCGCCCGGGTCCGCCACCGCCTCGCCGCGGCACTCCTCGCCGCCGGTGGCGAGGACGAACGCGACCGCGCGGTGGACCTGCTCCGGCTGTCCGGGGCGGTCGCCGCCCACCTCGGCGCCCGTCCCCTCGCCGACGAGGTGACCCGGCTCGCCCAGCGCGCCCGCCTCAGCCTGACCCACGCGCCACGCCAGGCCCTCGCCGCCGCCGACCCGGCCGCGTCCCTGGGCCTGACCAGCCGGGAGCGGGACGTCCTGCGCCTCGTCTCGGCCGGCCGCACCAACCGCCAGATAGCCGAGGAGCTGTTCATCTCCCCCAAGACGGCGAGCGTCCACGTCTCCAACATCCTGAGCAAGCTCGGCGTCTCGGGCAGAGGGGAGGCGGCGGCCGTGGCGCACCGGCTGGGCCTGTTCCCGGCCGAGACGGCCACTGCCCCCACGGCGGGGTGA
- a CDS encoding DUF6191 domain-containing protein, whose amino-acid sequence MFNAFEELFAPSRKHTHEEQNRLELTREDVGDTDPGRGPIDLASGKVVVRPRTAPPPEEEAAEGKAAEAEAGGAMEGRTAQEAAAEGD is encoded by the coding sequence GTGTTCAACGCCTTCGAGGAACTGTTCGCGCCCAGCCGCAAGCACACCCATGAAGAGCAGAACCGTCTGGAGCTGACCCGGGAGGACGTCGGGGACACCGACCCCGGCCGGGGGCCGATAGATCTGGCTTCGGGAAAGGTGGTCGTACGCCCGCGCACGGCGCCGCCCCCGGAAGAGGAAGCGGCGGAAGGGAAGGCTGCGGAAGCGGAAGCCGGGGGAGCCATGGAGGGGAGGACTGCGCAGGAGGCGGCCGCGGAGGGCGACTAG